tgataaaatatgtATTATAATTACAATGAGGCCTACGTGATGAAGACGGTTTGAACTCTCGTCGACTgtaatatttataataaagtaatttatttttataaatacgtAATCATCGtacctttttatttattgtcgTCCACAAACTAATCAAAACTGTGGAATCACAGTTTGAGAAAGATTGGCATAAATGTGTTGTTTCAATAAATGACGCAAGTTCGAAAACTTGTGTCCCTTAACAAATTCGAAGATATTCATTCGCTTTGCTTTCGCACGCCTCGACGCTTCGGCGACGGAAAACACAAGACTTCCCCGAAAGCATCGTGCAAAGAATTCATACTCCGAGCAATACCGCCGAGACCTTCGCCGACATCGACTCCTCAACCGCAATAACGAATGTACGTCTGTTTGAAACGAAATTACATTCGATTAGcaggatttttttccgaagatacgacctTTTTTCGAATCAACCAAAGCATACCAGTGGAGAAAAATGTCTTTTCAAAAGACAAAAATCGTTTTGCTAACGTGGTTGAAGAATATGTCCGAACCGATAATATTtcgctaaaaaaaaatgcagaaagaataatggaaaaaaaaatattgtaaagtGCGCATGATATGCACCGTGGAAAGAAAGTggcacgtatttttttttcgcatacTTGCGTCATTAACAGCGAACGAATTAACGGTACTACCGAATTCGCAGGCAACTATTAATTGAAGCATCACATGCGTAGATACATATacgcaattttcgaaattattacccatatcgattttcaaaaatttatattaCTAACGAATTTATATTGTGTACAGAAAAATACTTTATCATCGACATATTGAAACATTAAAAAGGAATCGACGATTGCTCATCGAtttgtggtaaaaaaaaaacaaacaataaaatgaataacgaCAACGACTACTTATTTATATTCGATATTAAGGAAGAAGGTATATTCGTTTCTCCAACTTCTTCGGGACTGAGAATATTAGTAATCGGACGATGTCATCCAACTCCTCGAGCGCAAGCTGAGCGTGTAAACGTAGAACATGATCGTCATCGTTGTCGCGAAGCAACTTGAGAGCTCGATACAAAGGCACCAGATCATGCCCCAAATCTGTTAGGACGTCTTTGCCCAATCCTTGAATCAATAAATTCGTTACCAACACTGCAGCTCGTCTGCATTCCGGTGATTTGTCCGTGTGGATTACGTGTCCGACGCAGTAGAGTATCTGAAAATTCAAACGACACACTTTAATacattaaacaataaaaaattagacTTATCTAAAaagctaataaaaaaatatcagtcTAATCGTTTTTGGTTttctatataaataaaaaacgttttatAGAGACATTACGAGAAAGCAagttaaatataaaaaatggttAAAGAAATGGCTTTGAAACCAGTCCAATAAAATTTAGTAACAATTTCATGAAGCAACACTGCCAACACTAGGCAAAGGCTTTAATTTTCTAGCCACTTTTTCGTGTACATAGAATTCGCTCGAAAGGGTGTAAAAATTCGGAAACATTATGTTTAGTCGTAAAGGGTTATATTACCTCGGTAATCCCGTCACCCAACTGGAAACCCATGACCTTGCAGATCTCACCGAGGCACGAAAGACTCGAGGCACGAACCATATCGTCTGGATCGCGAGTCGCGCTAAGAAAACCATTGATCAAAACGTTTTTGTGGACATGGCACATTTCACCTGTTGAGGAAACGCACATTATTAGTACTATTCGTACGATCTgcgtaaaattatttttgcttttttgaaaattcaaaattcgtacCTAAAGCTCTTGCAGTTTTGACGAGAATTTCTCCCAATTTGGCTCGATTTTCCGGGGCAATTTCTCCGTTGGTATTACGCTGTGGCATGTCGACGTACtcctgaattaaaatttctaTTACTTTTTCCGGAAACAAAGTAGCGAGAACGCAGAGACCGTTCACAGCTGACAAGTAGATGAACGAATCTTCGTGCTTCAAATTTTcctggaaagaaaaaaatgccgtattttcattttcttttcaggcCCGATCTgacgaacgaaaatttttaaaagatcAAACTtcagtttttgatttttgcgaAACAGAAAAAGTGGCCAGttatttacttggaaaaagcAGAGAATAATATCCTTGTTTGCCACAGCTTCGGGATCTTTTTTCTCCAGTAACTTCGTTAAAGCAATTAATCCGTGACCTCGAACAGGGAGCAAGGGATCAGCGAGATCTTTGATAGCTTTTTCGAAATCGCTGCCTTTGCCACGTCCATCGACACTTAAATCCTGATAACGTTGAGTCCTTCTTTTCCCTTGATTCTTTATAATTCCCAAAAGTTCTTCTACCAAAGTTGACAATTGTTCAGGAATTCTTCCGCGTGTTTTGACCTCAGTCAAAAATTCAGCGAGTTCGTTGAAAAGTGTCCAATCTTTGGGTTTTTCGTTATCGGTTAAAATCACTCGTACAAGCATCAAACCGATATAAATAGCCGTAAAGTTCGCATCCTCTTTCTCTATCGGTTTCGTGCTATTCATGTCGAACAGTGTTTTTATGAAGGAAATAATGGGTTCAGGATTTTTGATCAAAGCTTTTTGAATTTGAGGCGAAGCAGCGAGTTTCGACAAGAATTCCATCGTCGCTAACTCTTTGCCAATTTTGTCGACAGCGCCATCTGCCAATTGCAACGATTTTCCGTACAAATTACTCAACGAACGTAAAAGATAATAGAACAGATCGAATCCAAGcgattcttcattttcaattagATCGAAGAGACATTCGGCTGCTGTTTGACTGTCCAGATCATCCATTTCGTCCGTTATTACCAGTCCACCTGTCGGTCCAAATGACCACGACAATCTTTCACCCAAGTTTTCATCATCGGTTCTCTCGTGATTGAGAAACGCAGAAAATAAATTATCCCTCGTTTTCGAGTCTGTAATCACGTGAATCAAcaaatctcgaatttttttctgcaacagAGATACGCTCCCGCGAGATTTTGTATACAGACTAAATAGTGGTAAGGCAATTTCTCTCAAGACGGTACAAGGAGGATGTTTGAACTTTGCATCGTTGGGAACAAAacattttgtcaaattttctatgCACTCCGTTATTTCGATTTCACTTTCCAACAACGCTGTCGACGATTTTGATACTTTTTTTCGCAGAGGGGATGTAATGACTCGAATTACTTTTTCCTTGCAAACTTCCGGCTTGTGTTCGTAAAGAGCTGTGATACAGTTTGTCGCTATAGTTGCTGaatgatttatatttttagaaGACAACAGTGCCACCAACTGCAATAAAATAAACACGTATTACATTTTCTGCAATTCTCTACAAGAATTCTACCAAAGTTTTCATGGGTTTAAAAGTAATAAATTTGCTTGGACATCAACTGACCTGAGAGCAAACAGCATCGTAATATTTGTTAACATCTTGACCATGCGATGTGACAACGAGTCTTGCAACAGTATCCAATTTGTCCCAATGAGCGCCAAGATCGATGTGATCCCCGCAAACTGCGTCGATCAAGGCCAGAATACCATGAGGTCGAACAATGGCACTGACCAGATAATTTTGTGCATGTTTGCGAATCCACTTCGGTGCTTCTTTTATTCCAAGGATTATCATGAATTCTTTTACGATAGTTGCCAGTGGACATTTCTCGATGAGAGACGAGAGGATTTTTCTGAACTCAATCTGATCctttgtcaatttttcatgtaattctTTCGTCATTCTAAACtcagaggaggaggaggaggaagccTTATCATTGGAATCTTCTGTCGATTTCATAAGTGGTGCGTAAGACAATTGCAACAAACCTCCTAGCAATGGACCCAGTTGTGGTAAAAGGGAGAGCCGGAGTGATGCTTCGTCAAAGAAATCTGTCAAGTAGCGAGCTGTGAGGCAAAGTCTCTCATATTTCTGAAATGTGAATAAAAAGTTATTGTTCTCTCAGAGAAATTCGTATAATTAGAGCACATTTTATCCAAAACCCCAGATGGTGAGAATACTGTGCTTTTGCAAGTTTAATTTTCCCTaagatttttctcttattaTAGAGCAATcaatttgatttatttgaagagtttttttttcaaattcttttcaaaGTATTCTTATTCATTAATACCTGTAAGTCTGTGAGTTTCTCATCGTCCAATTCTTTTGCACGAGGACACAGTTTGTAAATACCAGCACCGATACCCGGAAACAGGCACGGAAGTATTCCAATGCTGACAACAATTTCTATGGCTGCTTTTACAGTCTTCTGTTGATTTACACTCAAAAATGTATCACTTTGGGCCaattctgagttttttagAGATTTTAGTACGTATAAAACCGTGTGAACATATCGttgtctgaaaaaaaaaagctttgccaaattaaaaattaaatggaaatttattaacagttcaagagaaaaaatatgctcgTACCTAATCGTGcattcgaaatttgaatttgttgGAAAATTTGCCACTTCATTGACGTCTTCTTCTGGCAACATTTTaacaactttgaaaattatttgttgCAAATTCTCATCGAAAGTTCGTCCTTCCTctgaaatcaattttcaaaatgaacaAGCGTTTGTAACGTATTATAAGCGTTTTGTAACCTCAATTATGACATATTAGTAGTTTGAAAATACGCTTACGTTTTTCATTTGTTGTCAGTACAGTCAACAATTGGTGATGATCCATTTTAATACCAAAGGaacacgaaatttcaaatgaCCGAATTTACCATACTATCATCAACAGTTACAAAGAGCATCGAATACAGTTTTGTCTTGATAACACCGTGTTGA
The window above is part of the Venturia canescens isolate UGA chromosome 5, ASM1945775v1, whole genome shotgun sequence genome. Proteins encoded here:
- the Tango6 gene encoding transport and Golgi organization protein 6 homolog; the encoded protein is MDHHQLLTVLTTNEKQEGRTFDENLQQIIFKVVKMLPEEDVNEVANFPTNSNFECTIRQRYVHTVLYVLKSLKNSELAQSDTFLSVNQQKTVKAAIEIVVSIGILPCLFPGIGAGIYKLCPRAKELDDEKLTDLQKYERLCLTARYLTDFFDEASLRLSLLPQLGPLLGGLLQLSYAPLMKSTEDSNDKASSSSSSEFRMTKELHEKLTKDQIEFRKILSSLIEKCPLATIVKEFMIILGIKEAPKWIRKHAQNYLVSAIVRPHGILALIDAVCGDHIDLGAHWDKLDTVARLVVTSHGQDVNKYYDAVCSQLVALLSSKNINHSATIATNCITALYEHKPEVCKEKVIRVITSPLRKKVSKSSTALLESEIEITECIENLTKCFVPNDAKFKHPPCTVLREIALPLFSLYTKSRGSVSLLQKKIRDLLIHVITDSKTRDNLFSAFLNHERTDDENLGERLSWSFGPTGGLVITDEMDDLDSQTAAECLFDLIENEESLGFDLFYYLLRSLSNLYGKSLQLADGAVDKIGKELATMEFLSKLAASPQIQKALIKNPEPIISFIKTLFDMNSTKPIEKEDANFTAIYIGLMLVRVILTDNEKPKDWTLFNELAEFLTEVKTRGRIPEQLSTLVEELLGIIKNQGKRRTQRYQDLSVDGRGKGSDFEKAIKDLADPLLPVRGHGLIALTKLLEKKDPEAVANKDIILCFFQENLKHEDSFIYLSAVNGLCVLATLFPEKVIEILIQEYVDMPQRNTNGEIAPENRAKLGEILVKTARALGEMCHVHKNVLINGFLSATRDPDDMVRASSLSCLGEICKVMGFQLGDGITEILYCVGHVIHTDKSPECRRAAVLVTNLLIQGLGKDVLTDLGHDLVPLYRALKLLRDNDDDHVLRLHAQLALEELDDIVRLLIFSVPKKLEKRIYLLP